GTCCGGAAGGCGCGACCGGTCACCCGCACCGGCCTCCGGAGCGGGTACGACGACGGCGGTCACCGGACGCGCGCCGTGGGTCGCGAGCGCGTGGCGAGCCACGCCATGAACGCCGTGGTGAAGGCGTGCCAGCTGCCGGGGCTCGTCATCGGGCCACCCCCGCGGCACGGTCGACGAGATCGTTGACGAGCTCGTCGAGCAGCTCCTCGGCCCGCGGCCACGGGCCGAAGCCCGAGGCGGGGTTGAGGTGCCCGACGGCGCCGAGCACCTCGAGCCGGCAGCCCCACGCCTCCGCGAGCGTGGTGACCCGGTCGAGGTCGCCGATCGCGTCGGTGGTGCTGGCCGCGACGACACCCGGGAAGGGCAGCGGTCGCGTCGGCACCGGCGCCCAGCCGCGGTCGGCGAGCTCGGCGAGCGAGGGGTACTCCGCACCGAGCGGCGAGACCAGGTCGGGCGGCGTCGCGAGCAGCGCGCCGACGACACGCTCCGCGGTGAGCGGGTGGCGACGGGCCCAGTGGACCGTCGTCACCACACCCGCACTGTGGGCGACGAGCACGACCGGCCCGTCGACCGTCTGGACGGCGGCCTCGAGCGCGGCCACCCGCTCGTCGAGGTCGATGTGCTCGCGCCCCAGCAGCGGCAGGGTCACGGCGGTCTCGCCGCGGTCGGCCAGCCGGTGGCCGAGCCAGGTCTGCCAGTGGGTGGGTGCCGGGCCGCGCAGACCGGGCACGATGACGACGGTCGGGCGCGTGCTCATCGGACGACCTCGATCGCCTGCACCCGGGCCAGGCTCGACGGGTACGACGCCCGGCCGGCCACCAGCAGCACGATCGCGATCGCGCCCGCCACCGGCAGGGCGGTGAACGCCGACGACAGCCCGACCCGGTCGGCGAGGATGCCCATCACGATCGGTCCGGCCGCCAGGCCGAGCAGGTTGTTCGCGAGGGTCAGCGTGCCGAACGCTGTCGCCCGGATCGGCTCCGGCGTCAGGTTCGCCACCATCGCCGTCGCGGGGCCGGCCGTGCCGGCGCAGAAGAAGCTGCCCACACCAATCAGGGCCAGCTGCGCCGCACCGGTGTCCTGCCGGAAGGCCAGCCAGAGGGCGACCAGCGTGACCGCGGCGTACCCGATCGAGGTCGTCCACTTGCGGATCGGCAGCGTGCGGCACAGCCGGTCCGTGAGCGCGCCACACACGATCATCCCGGTGCCCATGACCAGGAAGAACCCGGCCGCGGCGACCGCCGCCTTCTCGATCGACAGGCCGTAGCTGCGGTGGAGGTAGGTCGGCAGCCAGCCGTAGAGCGAACCGGCGACGAACAGTTGGACACCGCTGGCGAGATAGGCCAGCAGCACGGCGGGG
Above is a genomic segment from Nocardioides aromaticivorans containing:
- a CDS encoding RBBP9/YdeN family alpha/beta hydrolase, which produces MSTRPTVVIVPGLRGPAPTHWQTWLGHRLADRGETAVTLPLLGREHIDLDERVAALEAAVQTVDGPVVLVAHSAGVVTTVHWARRHPLTAERVVGALLATPPDLVSPLGAEYPSLAELADRGWAPVPTRPLPFPGVVAASTTDAIGDLDRVTTLAEAWGCRLEVLGAVGHLNPASGFGPWPRAEELLDELVNDLVDRAAGVAR